A window of the Streptomyces albireticuli genome harbors these coding sequences:
- a CDS encoding ADP-ribosylglycohydrolase family protein, translating into MTDTAGASTALWSRAQQQDFRARVRGALLGGAIGDALGAGIEFQSLAAIRAAHGPDGVRDYVSAYGRRGAVTDDTQMTLFTVDGLIRAHVRRDRGAWQPQADVHRAHLRWAFTQRARGPAGHRPGTGWLARQEWLYAQRAPGNACLSGLADDRMGTLEAPKNPGSKGCGAVMRSAPFGLLAGWEPRQVFQLAAECAAQTHGHPSGYLASGAFAVVVQAAARGETLDAGVHRALTLLAGRPGHEETTAALQGALAAVRQGPPTAERLESLGQGWVAEEALAMGVYCALVAEDMAHGLLLAVNHGGDSDSTGSLCGNLLGALHGETALPPAWLAGLEGRSTILELADDFAMELFQGAALHGPGVSSGAWQDRYPGTLDAEWLR; encoded by the coding sequence GTGACCGACACCGCCGGCGCGAGCACCGCGCTGTGGAGCCGTGCCCAGCAGCAGGACTTCCGCGCCCGGGTGCGGGGCGCCCTGCTGGGCGGGGCGATCGGTGACGCGCTGGGCGCGGGCATCGAGTTCCAGTCCCTCGCGGCGATCCGCGCCGCGCACGGGCCGGACGGCGTGCGGGACTACGTCAGCGCCTATGGGCGGCGCGGCGCGGTCACCGACGACACCCAGATGACGCTGTTCACCGTCGACGGCCTGATCCGGGCCCATGTGCGGCGCGACAGGGGCGCCTGGCAGCCGCAGGCCGACGTCCACCGGGCGCATCTGCGCTGGGCCTTCACCCAGCGCGCCCGGGGGCCGGCCGGGCACCGTCCGGGGACCGGCTGGCTCGCCCGCCAGGAGTGGCTGTACGCGCAGCGCGCGCCCGGCAACGCCTGTCTGTCCGGGCTCGCCGACGACCGGATGGGCACCCTGGAGGCGCCCAAGAACCCCGGCTCCAAGGGGTGCGGCGCGGTCATGCGCTCCGCCCCCTTCGGGCTGCTCGCCGGCTGGGAGCCGCGGCAGGTCTTCCAACTGGCCGCCGAGTGCGCCGCCCAGACCCACGGGCACCCCTCCGGCTACCTCGCGTCCGGTGCCTTCGCCGTCGTCGTGCAGGCCGCGGCGCGCGGTGAGACCCTCGACGCGGGCGTCCACCGGGCGCTCACGCTGCTCGCCGGCCGGCCTGGCCACGAGGAGACGACCGCGGCGCTCCAGGGGGCGCTGGCCGCCGTCCGGCAGGGGCCGCCGACGGCGGAGCGGCTGGAGTCGCTCGGCCAGGGCTGGGTGGCGGAGGAGGCGCTCGCCATGGGCGTCTACTGCGCGCTCGTCGCCGAGGACATGGCCCACGGCCTGCTGCTCGCGGTCAACCACGGCGGTGACTCCGACTCCACCGGCTCCCTCTGCGGAAACCTGCTCGGCGCGCTGCACGGTGAGACGGCGCTGCCGCCGGCCTGGCTCGCCGGACTGGAGGGCCGGTCGACGATCCTGGAACTCGCCGACGACTTCGCGATGGAGCTGTTCCAGGGGGCGGCCCTGCACGGTCCCGGGGTGTCCTCCGGCGCCTGGCAGGACCGCTATCCCGGCACTTTGGACGCGGAGTGGTTGCGATAG
- a CDS encoding DUF397 domain-containing protein, which yields MAIQQGKTTWRKSSYSLANGDCVEVASPLPQSIAVRDSKDPQGPVLGFTPDAWASFVTTVTDGAYDL from the coding sequence ATGGCGATCCAGCAGGGAAAGACCACGTGGCGGAAGTCCTCGTACTCGCTGGCCAACGGCGACTGCGTGGAGGTCGCCTCCCCTCTCCCGCAGTCCATTGCGGTCCGTGACTCCAAGGACCCGCAGGGCCCCGTCCTCGGCTTCACCCCCGATGCCTGGGCCTCGTTCGTGACGACCGTTACCGATGGCGCTTACGACCTCTGA
- a CDS encoding helix-turn-helix domain-containing protein, with translation MASSVNPTVRRRRLGQELRKLRELKGMTAEEVAERLLVSQSKISRLENGRRSISQRDVRDLCGVYGVEDHRIVDSLMQMAKESRQQGWWHAFGDIPYSVYIGLETDAASLRVYEASLVPGLLQTPNYASAVTEGSWPEATAADIERRVQVRMRRQERITDPENPLRLWAVIDESALRRIVGNRAIMREQMRQLVQFSLEPHITVQVLPYDVGAHPGMYGKFSILEFTDPQDASTVYLEGITSDLYLEKPNDVQTYSVMYEHLRMQALNADHSRQFIDRVAEEWAS, from the coding sequence GTGGCGTCCAGTGTCAATCCCACCGTTAGGCGACGCCGATTGGGGCAGGAGCTGCGCAAGCTCCGCGAGCTCAAAGGCATGACGGCCGAGGAGGTGGCGGAGCGGCTACTGGTGTCGCAATCCAAGATCAGCCGGTTGGAGAACGGGCGTCGCAGCATCAGCCAGCGTGACGTCCGCGACCTGTGCGGGGTGTACGGCGTCGAGGACCACCGCATCGTCGATTCGCTGATGCAGATGGCCAAGGAATCGCGCCAGCAGGGCTGGTGGCACGCCTTCGGCGACATCCCTTACAGCGTCTACATCGGTCTGGAGACCGACGCCGCCTCGCTGCGGGTGTACGAGGCCTCGCTCGTCCCGGGACTGCTCCAGACGCCCAATTACGCGAGCGCCGTGACGGAGGGCTCCTGGCCGGAGGCGACGGCCGCGGACATCGAGCGCCGCGTCCAGGTGCGCATGCGCCGGCAGGAACGCATCACCGACCCGGAGAACCCGCTCCGGCTGTGGGCGGTCATCGACGAATCGGCGCTGCGCAGGATCGTCGGCAACCGGGCCATCATGCGCGAACAGATGCGACAGCTGGTGCAGTTCAGCCTGGAACCGCACATCACGGTGCAGGTGCTGCCTTATGACGTGGGCGCGCACCCGGGCATGTACGGAAAGTTCTCCATCCTCGAGTTCACCGACCCGCAGGACGCCAGCACCGTCTATCTGGAGGGAATCACCAGCGACCTTTACCTGGAGAAGCCGAATGACGTCCAGACCTACAGCGTGATGTATGAACATTTGCGGATGCAGGCATTGAACGCGGACCACTCACGACAGTTCATCGACAGGGTCGCCGAGGAGTGGGCGAGCTGA
- a CDS encoding GOLPH3/VPS74 family protein, producing MGRSRRTIPEELLLLALDPATGTTAQPQSLDLGLAGAQLVELALAGRIAPDGDRIAVVMPRPTGDPTLDSALELLRRRGSPVRAVHWIGGPRLGLRQTYLTHLERCGMVHAVAGQMCGVLPTTRYQATDTAISREIRARLDSAIRTGVPPDPRTAALAALAHAVGLGKHLYPGNEGRSSRSRLRDLIRHDPMGGLVAHAVMDVQNGVAAQPRRAPATAAGNGAGPGRRAASVRASVGSADQPVAHGAAVMARAGAS from the coding sequence ATGGGCAGGAGCCGCAGAACAATTCCGGAGGAGCTTCTGCTGCTCGCCTTGGACCCGGCCACGGGAACCACGGCGCAGCCGCAGTCGCTCGACCTCGGTCTCGCCGGAGCGCAGCTAGTGGAGCTGGCTCTGGCTGGACGGATAGCCCCAGACGGGGATCGTATCGCCGTGGTGATGCCACGGCCGACAGGAGATCCGACCCTGGACTCCGCACTGGAGCTGCTGCGTCGTCGTGGCAGTCCGGTGCGCGCGGTCCACTGGATCGGCGGGCCCCGGCTGGGGCTCCGTCAGACGTATCTCACGCACCTGGAGCGGTGCGGCATGGTGCATGCCGTGGCCGGCCAGATGTGCGGGGTGCTGCCGACAACTCGCTACCAGGCGACGGACACGGCCATCAGCCGGGAGATCAGGGCCCGGCTGGACAGCGCGATCCGCACCGGCGTCCCGCCGGACCCGCGGACCGCCGCCCTGGCCGCGCTCGCGCACGCGGTGGGTCTGGGCAAGCACCTCTACCCGGGGAACGAGGGGCGGTCCTCCCGCTCCAGGCTCCGGGATCTGATCAGGCACGACCCGATGGGCGGACTGGTGGCCCACGCGGTGATGGACGTACAGAACGGCGTCGCCGCCCAGCCGCGGCGGGCACCGGCCACCGCGGCCGGTAACGGCGCCGGACCGGGGCGCCGTGCGGCGTCCGTGCGGGCCTCGGTGGGATCCGCCGACCAGCCCGTGGCGCACGGTGCCGCGGTGATGGCCCGTGCCGGGGCCTCATAG